A stretch of the Acidobacteriota bacterium genome encodes the following:
- the fabG gene encoding 3-oxoacyl-[acyl-carrier-protein] reductase: MSFQGKTAIVTGGSRGIGRGIVIELARQGCQVAFTYASNAEAAQQVVNECEAFGVQVKAYQVDAANFEAAQSFVKDVKAQFGGVHFLINNAGITRDKLILMMKEDDWDAVIDTNLKSVFNLSKAVAALLVRQKQGGSILNISSISGVIGMPGQTNYSASKAGMIGFTKALAKELASREITVNALALGMIETDMTGALDTGYREKVTEQIPLKRFGTVAEVARATAFLLSDDGRYITGQVIQIDGGLAM; encoded by the coding sequence ATGTCATTTCAAGGAAAAACAGCAATCGTAACTGGTGGTTCACGTGGTATTGGTCGTGGAATCGTCATCGAACTGGCCCGCCAGGGATGTCAGGTGGCGTTTACCTATGCCTCAAATGCCGAAGCTGCCCAGCAGGTCGTCAATGAATGCGAAGCCTTTGGTGTGCAAGTCAAAGCCTATCAGGTTGATGCCGCCAATTTTGAAGCGGCTCAGAGCTTTGTCAAAGACGTCAAAGCCCAGTTTGGCGGCGTTCATTTTCTGATCAACAACGCGGGCATTACCCGAGATAAATTGATTTTGATGATGAAGGAAGATGACTGGGACGCCGTGATTGATACCAACCTCAAAAGCGTCTTTAATCTCAGTAAAGCTGTTGCGGCGCTTCTGGTTCGGCAGAAACAGGGTGGCAGTATCCTAAACATCAGTTCAATCAGCGGCGTTATCGGGATGCCTGGTCAAACCAACTATTCAGCTTCCAAAGCCGGAATGATTGGGTTTACCAAAGCGCTGGCCAAAGAACTCGCCAGTCGTGAGATAACGGTCAATGCCCTGGCTTTGGGTATGATCGAAACCGACATGACTGGTGCCCTCGACACTGGGTATCGCGAAAAAGTCACTGAGCAAATTCCCCTCAAACGCTTCGGAACCGTCGCCGAAGTCGCCCGAGCTACGGCCTTTTTGCTTTCTGACGATGGGCGATACATTACGGGCCAGGTGATTCAAATTGATGGCGGATTGGCCATGTAG
- a CDS encoding glycosyl hydrolase: MCVLLVCLTQVVLVSGQQSTPIKLDSGSFGAVEARSIGPATMSGRISYIDGVNSNPLTLYVGTASGGVWKTSNGGTTFQPIFDKHAFSIGAIAVDQSKPDTVWVGTGESWVRNSVSVGTGLYKSTDAGETWQMVGLEKTERIGKIVIDPKNSDVVYVAALGHLWDGNEDRGLYKTTDGGKTWNKVLSVNADTGCSDVAIDPQEPNIVYAGMWQFRRYPWSFHSGGPGSGLHKSTDGGKTWTKLTKGLPEGDLGRIALAVAKNRPNLVYACVEAKKTGLYRSDNLGESWELMNSSFTTSVRPFYFSHLVADPKDYKVVYKAGLFMAVSKDSGKSFTNLGGSSHGDQHTIWVDPTNTSHLYVGTDGGVYESRDGGRSYNFLRNLPVSQFYHVTYDLEAPYNVYGGLQDNGTWVGPSRSPGGIQIKDWDSIGFGDGFWVFPDPADASLVYVESQGGGLQRLYRKTGEFKDIKPRPDAGDPELRFNWNTPIEVGAKNQKQLFIGSQFLFQSTDRGESWQKISPDLTTNNPEKLKQDQSGGLTIDNSTAENHCTIYSISSSPVDENVIWVGTDDGNVQVTRDDGKTWANVTQNIPNLPKNTWVSCVEASHHAAGTAYATFDGHNTGDMKPWVFQTTDFGQTWKPLMTDDIKGYAHVVREDLVNPSLLFVGTEFGLFISVTGGTQWAPLTGKFPAVAVRDLDIHPRESDLLIATHGRGIYIVDDITPLRKLTNDLLNSEVVVLDGRPSVMRFGGGVQEFPGDDEFAGPNATDSAIITYYLRERHVVGDFKVEIFDPQGKLVSTLPGSKRRGINRVEWPMRLKPPKAIPSSAALGGTPPGAFVGPIAPEGTYTVKITKGQKTFDGKFQLIPDPRSPHSAEDRKLQNETARKLYTLQEDLGYLVTTIADARKQAQDRATKAREPKTKDGEALAKSLDALAEKLQTQYKKLVATRDDLGYIGGEEQLRERLIGLYGSINGYSGRPTKSQLDYAGVLDKEFAKASQDFEALVTTEVNAINSKLQVKKLDPLKVQSREEYDKAQSGR; this comes from the coding sequence ATGTGTGTTCTTTTGGTGTGTTTAACCCAGGTCGTGCTGGTTTCAGGCCAGCAATCCACCCCCATCAAGCTTGATTCGGGGAGCTTTGGTGCCGTCGAAGCTCGCTCCATCGGACCCGCCACCATGAGTGGTCGAATTTCCTATATTGACGGCGTGAATTCGAATCCTTTGACCCTCTATGTTGGCACCGCGAGCGGTGGTGTCTGGAAAACCAGCAATGGTGGGACCACCTTCCAACCCATTTTTGACAAGCATGCGTTTTCAATCGGCGCCATTGCCGTTGACCAGTCCAAACCCGATACGGTCTGGGTTGGCACGGGTGAATCGTGGGTTCGCAATAGCGTTTCGGTTGGTACCGGACTCTATAAATCCACCGATGCTGGTGAAACCTGGCAAATGGTGGGCCTTGAAAAAACCGAACGGATTGGGAAAATTGTCATTGATCCCAAAAATTCAGACGTGGTGTACGTTGCTGCGCTCGGACATTTGTGGGATGGCAACGAAGACCGAGGACTCTATAAAACCACGGATGGCGGAAAGACCTGGAATAAGGTCCTTTCTGTCAATGCCGATACCGGATGCTCGGATGTCGCGATTGATCCGCAAGAGCCCAATATCGTCTATGCCGGGATGTGGCAATTTCGCCGCTATCCCTGGAGTTTTCACTCCGGCGGACCAGGGAGCGGATTGCACAAGAGCACCGATGGCGGCAAAACCTGGACGAAATTAACCAAAGGGTTGCCCGAAGGCGACCTGGGGCGGATTGCCCTGGCCGTCGCCAAAAATCGCCCCAACCTGGTCTATGCCTGTGTCGAAGCCAAAAAGACGGGGCTGTATCGCTCAGATAACCTGGGTGAAAGCTGGGAGTTGATGAATTCTTCATTTACCACCTCGGTTCGCCCGTTTTACTTCTCACATCTGGTGGCTGATCCAAAAGACTATAAAGTGGTCTACAAAGCCGGGCTCTTTATGGCGGTGAGCAAGGACAGCGGCAAATCATTTACCAATTTGGGGGGCAGCTCCCACGGTGATCAGCACACGATCTGGGTTGACCCAACCAATACTTCGCACCTGTATGTTGGAACGGACGGCGGCGTCTATGAATCACGTGATGGGGGGCGAAGCTATAATTTCCTGCGCAACTTGCCCGTGTCACAGTTTTACCACGTGACCTATGACCTGGAAGCGCCATACAACGTCTATGGCGGGTTACAGGACAACGGGACCTGGGTTGGCCCTTCGCGCAGCCCCGGCGGTATTCAAATCAAAGACTGGGACAGCATCGGGTTTGGGGATGGATTTTGGGTGTTTCCGGATCCGGCAGATGCCTCACTGGTCTATGTTGAATCACAAGGCGGCGGCCTGCAGCGGCTCTATCGGAAAACAGGCGAATTCAAAGATATTAAACCGCGCCCGGACGCTGGTGACCCCGAACTGCGCTTTAACTGGAATACCCCGATTGAAGTCGGCGCCAAAAATCAGAAACAGCTCTTCATCGGATCTCAGTTCCTGTTCCAGTCAACGGATCGTGGCGAGTCCTGGCAGAAAATTTCACCTGACCTGACCACCAACAACCCGGAAAAGCTCAAACAGGATCAATCCGGCGGGTTGACCATTGATAATTCAACGGCTGAAAACCACTGTACCATCTATAGCATTAGTTCTTCGCCGGTGGATGAAAATGTAATCTGGGTTGGCACCGATGACGGCAATGTTCAGGTCACTCGCGATGATGGGAAGACCTGGGCAAATGTGACCCAAAACATTCCCAACCTTCCCAAAAACACCTGGGTGAGTTGTGTTGAGGCCAGTCATCACGCGGCTGGTACGGCCTACGCCACCTTTGACGGGCACAACACTGGCGATATGAAGCCCTGGGTCTTTCAAACAACTGATTTTGGCCAGACCTGGAAACCGTTGATGACTGATGATATCAAGGGTTATGCCCACGTGGTTCGGGAAGACCTGGTCAATCCGAGTCTGTTGTTTGTGGGGACGGAATTCGGCCTGTTTATCAGTGTGACGGGCGGTACCCAGTGGGCGCCATTGACCGGGAAGTTCCCAGCCGTGGCGGTGCGCGATCTTGATATTCATCCACGTGAATCCGACCTGTTGATTGCCACCCACGGACGCGGAATCTACATCGTGGATGACATTACACCGCTCCGCAAATTGACCAATGATTTACTGAATTCGGAAGTCGTTGTTCTGGATGGTCGGCCTTCGGTGATGCGGTTTGGCGGCGGCGTTCAGGAATTTCCCGGTGATGATGAGTTTGCCGGACCCAACGCAACCGATTCGGCGATTATTACCTATTATCTGCGGGAACGACACGTGGTCGGAGATTTCAAGGTCGAAATTTTTGATCCACAAGGAAAACTGGTTTCGACGCTTCCGGGCTCAAAACGGCGGGGAATCAACCGGGTCGAATGGCCGATGCGGCTCAAGCCCCCGAAGGCAATCCCAAGTTCAGCGGCGTTAGGCGGGACACCACCGGGTGCGTTTGTGGGACCGATTGCACCCGAAGGCACCTACACGGTCAAAATCACCAAGGGGCAGAAAACGTTTGATGGGAAATTTCAGTTAATTCCTGATCCCCGGTCGCCGCATTCCGCCGAAGACCGTAAGCTCCAGAACGAAACGGCCAGAAAACTCTATACTTTACAGGAAGACTTAGGCTACCTGGTGACCACGATTGCTGATGCCCGCAAACAGGCTCAGGACCGGGCGACAAAAGCGCGTGAACCCAAAACCAAAGATGGTGAGGCGCTGGCCAAATCGCTGGACGCACTGGCGGAAAAGCTCCAGACGCAATACAAAAAACTGGTCGCCACCCGTGATGATCTTGGCTATATCGGTGGGGAAGAGCAACTGCGTGAGCGGTTGATTGGTCTCTATGGCAGCATCAATGGGTATAGCGGACGTCCAACCAAATCACAGCTTGATTATGCCGGAGTGCTGGATAAGGAATTTGCCAAAGCGAGCCAGGACTTTGAGGCGCTTGTGACGACGGAGGTAAATGCAATAAACTCAAAGCTCCAAGTCAAAAAACTCGATCCCCTCAAGGTTCAGTCCCGCGAAGAATACGATAAAGCTCAATCAGGAAGGTAA
- a CDS encoding aspartyl protease family protein, protein MTHARLLKTAVLYVLWLLMIGICTAPNAQAGPSVRFKLVQKHLIVALVLVNGQGPFEFLIDTGTHLTLVDPLLVEELQLKSGTQVSLMTISGKQSVPRSVLKSVQVGTASLEHLEALTVDLTELRRVRPQIRGLLGQNFLSRFNYLIDYRNQHIVFEEQQEFEHQATGTRLPFVLESGKILISAQTSNHPAGELRLILDSGTPGLMLFEPTLQARTVPVERNGGFIMMAAATTGVRPTQTGRLARVRVGEEFFENLPVTFVRGDSIAQGFAANGLLPTNLFQSLYVNNQKKFIQINASPTTEVIVLK, encoded by the coding sequence ATGACCCACGCTCGCCTGCTCAAGACTGCTGTTTTGTATGTGCTCTGGCTCTTGATGATTGGGATATGCACTGCCCCAAACGCACAGGCCGGCCCATCCGTTCGCTTTAAACTGGTTCAAAAGCACCTGATCGTGGCACTGGTTTTGGTGAATGGTCAGGGACCGTTTGAATTCCTCATTGACACGGGCACTCATTTGACACTGGTTGACCCGTTGCTGGTTGAGGAATTGCAGTTGAAATCCGGCACTCAGGTTTCGCTGATGACGATTTCCGGGAAGCAAAGTGTACCACGCTCAGTTTTAAAATCGGTACAGGTGGGCACGGCTTCGCTGGAGCACCTGGAGGCACTCACGGTTGATTTGACGGAATTGCGCCGGGTTCGTCCGCAGATTCGCGGGCTGCTTGGGCAAAACTTCCTGAGTCGGTTCAACTATCTGATTGACTACAGAAATCAGCACATCGTGTTTGAAGAGCAGCAGGAATTTGAGCATCAGGCCACCGGAACCCGGCTGCCCTTTGTGCTCGAATCCGGCAAAATCCTGATTTCCGCCCAGACTTCAAATCATCCAGCGGGTGAGTTGCGGTTGATTTTGGATTCAGGAACGCCGGGACTGATGCTGTTTGAACCAACCTTGCAGGCGCGCACGGTGCCAGTGGAGCGCAACGGAGGGTTTATCATGATGGCGGCAGCCACCACCGGTGTCAGGCCGACGCAAACCGGCAGGCTGGCGCGGGTGAGGGTGGGTGAAGAGTTCTTTGAAAATCTCCCAGTGACGTTTGTGCGGGGTGACTCGATTGCCCAGGGATTTGCGGCCAATGGGTTGCTCCCCACAAACCTTTTTCAATCACTCTATGTCAATAACCAGAAGAAATTTATCCAGATCAATGCCAGTCCGACGACGGAAGTCATCGTCCTGAAGTAA
- a CDS encoding PD40 domain-containing protein, translating into MYQFDDVQVQVEKFRVYKAGQVVSLEPKAFEVLLFLLENQGRLIEKNELLDAVWKDSFVTQNAMTRVIAQLRKALGDDPKEAKYIETVPTRGYRFVASVEILEAESSAPVLEPPTPNPQPPTPVSAPTPNPQPLTPVLSPPTPVSIPEPRPLTPDPFPSRLHVPLYFLFAGIGVLLLVAVIGWVTQKPAHSEWSERPQDRRDLAQLTTSTGLDIYPAVSPDGNSIAYSSDRSGKFEIYVRPLTPGGREIQVTNDGEQNLQPTWSPDGKMIAYFSQNRHGIYVVPALGGVAKQLTEFGSQPAWSPDGKTIAFQEDELSDLGPVALSSLPPSTLWTIPVHGGTPRQITQVGQPSGGHGSPCWSPDGKWIAFISYEFVYNLGDAGIWVVSPETGMLNRLSWNPHLTFNPIFSPDGKALYYVGMSSTKNLYLWKIEFNPETGKPNGKPFEVTNTGYSLIKYLSISPDGKRIYYTSLNMTNNLWSVPISPSTGEATGEPVALTNDTSFRKTLPAFSPDGKKIAYDVRVAGAKPDVWIMDADGKNQTQVTTDERNDSLLGWLPDNDQVVFISDREREIFFWVASTSRGLEKPIVQFRHPGGHGRLSPDGKSIAYDVPVDNAINIWVTSIGSGGERQITTGTGFMGFPAWSSDGKWLAFEIKDRGFCNIAIVPSEGGPVTQLTFEQGQNWPYTWSPDSSKIALAKYKDGFWNVWWISPTTREQKQITNFTKPNCYIRYPAWSPKGDQIVFEHAEITGNIWSMTVGE; encoded by the coding sequence ATGTATCAATTTGATGACGTTCAGGTACAGGTCGAGAAATTCCGGGTTTATAAAGCTGGACAGGTGGTTTCGCTCGAACCTAAAGCGTTTGAAGTCTTGCTGTTTTTGTTGGAAAACCAGGGACGGTTGATCGAAAAAAACGAATTGCTGGATGCGGTGTGGAAAGATTCGTTCGTGACCCAAAATGCCATGACCCGAGTGATCGCCCAGCTCCGAAAAGCCCTGGGCGATGACCCGAAAGAGGCAAAATACATTGAGACCGTTCCAACTCGCGGCTACCGGTTCGTTGCTTCAGTTGAAATTCTGGAAGCTGAATCCTCAGCTCCTGTTCTGGAACCCCCAACCCCCAACCCCCAACCCCCAACCCCAGTTTCTGCCCCAACTCCCAACCCCCAACCCCTAACCCCTGTTCTGTCGCCCCCAACCCCAGTTTCTATCCCCGAACCCCGACCCCTGACCCCTGACCCCTTTCCTTCACGCCTTCACGTCCCATTGTATTTTCTCTTTGCTGGGATTGGGGTGTTGCTGCTGGTTGCCGTGATTGGATGGGTCACCCAGAAACCTGCCCATAGCGAGTGGTCAGAAAGACCACAGGATCGGCGTGATTTGGCCCAACTGACGACATCGACTGGGCTTGATATTTATCCGGCGGTTTCTCCAGATGGAAATTCAATTGCCTATAGTTCGGACCGAAGCGGGAAGTTTGAAATCTATGTTCGGCCATTAACGCCAGGTGGTCGCGAAATCCAGGTGACCAACGATGGTGAACAAAATTTGCAGCCGACATGGTCGCCTGATGGAAAGATGATTGCCTACTTCTCACAAAATCGTCACGGGATTTATGTGGTCCCAGCGTTGGGCGGTGTTGCCAAACAACTGACGGAGTTTGGGTCACAACCAGCCTGGTCACCTGACGGAAAAACCATTGCCTTTCAAGAAGATGAACTCTCAGATCTCGGCCCCGTTGCACTCAGTTCCTTGCCGCCTTCAACGCTCTGGACGATTCCCGTGCACGGTGGTACGCCACGCCAGATCACACAGGTTGGTCAGCCCTCAGGTGGACACGGCTCCCCTTGCTGGTCCCCAGACGGAAAATGGATTGCGTTTATTTCCTATGAGTTTGTCTATAACCTGGGTGATGCCGGGATTTGGGTTGTTTCACCTGAAACGGGTATGCTGAACCGGCTTTCCTGGAATCCACACCTGACGTTTAATCCCATTTTCTCACCTGACGGCAAAGCGCTCTATTACGTCGGGATGTCCTCGACCAAAAATTTGTACCTGTGGAAAATTGAGTTCAACCCGGAGACCGGAAAACCAAATGGAAAGCCCTTTGAGGTAACCAATACGGGCTATTCATTGATCAAATACCTGTCAATTTCTCCGGATGGCAAGCGGATTTATTACACGTCTTTGAACATGACCAACAACCTCTGGTCAGTACCGATTTCTCCCTCCACCGGAGAAGCCACAGGTGAACCGGTGGCTTTAACCAACGATACCAGTTTCCGCAAAACCCTTCCGGCTTTTTCTCCCGACGGGAAAAAGATTGCCTATGATGTTCGGGTGGCTGGAGCCAAACCTGACGTCTGGATTATGGATGCGGATGGGAAAAACCAGACACAAGTGACCACTGACGAGCGCAATGATTCATTGCTCGGATGGCTTCCAGACAATGACCAGGTCGTTTTTATCTCTGATCGAGAACGGGAAATATTCTTCTGGGTCGCCTCAACCAGTCGGGGGTTGGAAAAGCCAATCGTACAATTTCGTCATCCAGGTGGACATGGACGACTTTCGCCGGATGGAAAATCCATTGCCTATGATGTGCCGGTTGACAATGCCATCAACATTTGGGTTACTTCAATTGGAAGTGGAGGGGAACGACAAATCACGACAGGTACTGGATTTATGGGTTTTCCAGCCTGGTCGTCGGATGGCAAATGGCTGGCCTTTGAAATCAAGGATCGGGGCTTTTGCAACATTGCAATTGTCCCAAGCGAAGGCGGTCCAGTCACCCAGTTGACCTTTGAACAGGGCCAAAACTGGCCGTACACCTGGTCTCCAGACAGTTCAAAAATTGCATTGGCCAAGTACAAAGACGGCTTCTGGAATGTGTGGTGGATTTCACCAACCACGCGCGAACAAAAACAAATTACAAACTTCACCAAACCAAATTGTTATATTCGCTATCCGGCCTGGTCTCCCAAAGGCGATCAAATTGTGTTTGAACACGCCGAAATCACCGGCAATATCTGGTCAATGACGGTGGGGGAATGA
- the ribD gene encoding bifunctional diaminohydroxyphosphoribosylaminopyrimidine deaminase/5-amino-6-(5-phosphoribosylamino)uracil reductase RibD, giving the protein MDDLVFIRETLKLAEQGRGLVSPNPMVGAIVVKDGQIIGRGCHRFEERRHAEVNALEEAGELARGATMYTNLEPCAHFGRTPPCTQAIIQAGITRVVSAMRDPNPQVFGKGFEQLEAAGIEVLVGIGERESRHLNEIFVTYHTQGRPFIHLKTAMSLDGRTATRTGDAQWITGEAARIEVQKLRYGYDAVMVGIVTAIADNPALTYRGNLPRHQPVKRLILDSELRLPLTSSLVQTAFEAPVWVFTDEEGEKRERQRQLEAHGVRVFHVPSFFDPETQRPRLDLPAVLQSLADHHVTSVLVEGGAEVAGSFLTSMLIDKVTFFIAPLLIGGRLATSAVAGDGFARLDESLRLVDVVVKHVGNDVMITGYPLHAI; this is encoded by the coding sequence ATGGACGATCTGGTATTTATTCGAGAAACCCTCAAACTGGCCGAACAAGGTCGTGGCCTGGTGAGCCCCAACCCAATGGTTGGCGCGATTGTGGTCAAAGATGGTCAGATCATCGGGCGGGGATGTCATCGCTTTGAAGAACGCCGCCACGCTGAAGTCAACGCCCTCGAAGAAGCCGGTGAACTGGCGCGCGGGGCCACGATGTACACCAACCTTGAGCCCTGTGCCCACTTTGGCCGCACGCCACCCTGTACCCAGGCCATTATCCAGGCGGGAATTACCCGAGTCGTTTCCGCGATGCGCGACCCAAACCCACAGGTATTTGGCAAAGGATTTGAACAACTCGAAGCCGCTGGTATTGAAGTCCTCGTCGGTATTGGCGAACGCGAAAGCCGACATCTCAACGAAATATTTGTGACTTATCACACCCAAGGTCGGCCTTTCATCCATTTGAAAACAGCGATGAGCCTGGATGGCCGCACCGCTACCCGAACCGGAGATGCACAGTGGATTACGGGCGAAGCTGCCCGCATCGAAGTTCAAAAACTCCGCTATGGATATGATGCCGTTATGGTTGGCATTGTGACGGCCATTGCGGATAACCCGGCGCTCACCTATCGCGGAAACCTACCGCGCCATCAACCGGTCAAACGCCTTATTCTGGATTCTGAACTGCGACTGCCGCTCACCTCTTCCCTGGTCCAAACCGCGTTTGAAGCGCCGGTGTGGGTCTTTACCGACGAAGAAGGAGAAAAACGGGAGCGACAGCGACAGCTTGAAGCCCACGGCGTACGAGTCTTTCACGTCCCGTCATTTTTCGACCCGGAAACCCAGCGCCCACGATTGGATTTGCCTGCGGTCCTTCAAAGTCTGGCTGACCACCACGTGACCAGTGTGCTGGTTGAAGGCGGCGCCGAAGTCGCCGGCTCGTTTCTGACCTCAATGTTGATTGATAAAGTGACTTTTTTTATTGCACCGCTGCTGATTGGCGGACGTTTGGCCACCAGTGCCGTGGCCGGAGACGGCTTTGCCCGTCTGGATGAATCACTCCGATTGGTGGATGTCGTGGTCAAACATGTTGGGAACGATGTGATGATTACTGGCTACCCGCTGCACGCAATCTGA
- a CDS encoding radical SAM protein: protein MHDIDPEKMLHLTYVYGPVPSRRLGTSLGINPLPVETKVCNFDCPYCECGWTDSDRPAGKMPTVEQLVTELELKLKECQNHGIELAAITFAGNGEPTLHPKFELLIDKTCELRDRYAPNAKVTVLTNATRLKFAPARRGLLKADVRQMKLDAGTEATFRQVDRPYGKLTLGKIVDDICDFEAPVMIQSMFFRGEVDGEVIDNSRPEEVSQWLEHLKRIKPTAVHLYSLDRPTAAKNLHRVSREELENIAAQVRTLGIPAETF, encoded by the coding sequence ATGCACGACATTGATCCGGAAAAGATGCTTCATTTGACCTATGTCTATGGTCCGGTACCATCACGTCGGCTGGGGACGAGCCTGGGCATCAATCCGTTGCCAGTGGAAACCAAGGTCTGCAATTTTGATTGTCCCTATTGCGAATGCGGCTGGACTGATTCTGACCGGCCAGCCGGGAAAATGCCCACCGTCGAGCAACTGGTCACGGAACTTGAACTCAAACTCAAGGAGTGCCAGAACCACGGAATCGAACTGGCAGCCATCACGTTTGCGGGGAATGGTGAGCCGACGCTGCACCCGAAATTTGAACTCCTGATTGACAAAACCTGCGAACTTCGCGACCGTTATGCCCCAAACGCCAAAGTGACCGTCTTAACCAATGCCACACGACTCAAATTTGCCCCAGCCCGGCGCGGATTGCTCAAAGCTGATGTGCGCCAGATGAAACTTGATGCTGGCACCGAAGCTACCTTTCGTCAGGTAGATCGGCCCTATGGCAAACTGACACTTGGAAAAATCGTGGATGACATCTGCGACTTTGAAGCGCCAGTGATGATTCAGAGCATGTTTTTTCGGGGTGAAGTTGACGGCGAAGTGATTGACAACTCCAGACCCGAGGAAGTGAGCCAGTGGCTTGAACATCTCAAACGGATCAAGCCGACGGCGGTGCATCTCTACAGCCTGGATCGCCCGACGGCAGCCAAAAATTTACACCGCGTCTCGCGTGAAGAACTGGAAAACATTGCAGCCCAGGTGCGAACATTGGGGATTCCAGCCGAAACGTTTTGA